The Patescibacteria group bacterium genome window below encodes:
- a CDS encoding SDR family oxidoreductase — MSIVSLNNLLNLSGKTAIVTGGAAGIGLGIVQRLGEAGANVVIADYNQQETGKVLKELLPLKLNLKTVITDVSSESDVKNLVKETVIAFGSIDILVNNAGIFPVVPLSSLTAQDFEKIINVNLKGVVLCAKYVSEQMIKQGKGGRIINITSIDALHPSMVGLAIYDASKHGVWGFTKNIALELAPHKIWVNAIAPGGINTPGAQKMQTPATAGTNEKISIADPMAGVPMHRMGEPDEIGKVALFLASDMSSYMTGSQIVVDGGFLLK; from the coding sequence ATGAGTATTGTTAGTTTAAACAACCTGCTTAATTTATCCGGAAAAACCGCAATAGTAACCGGAGGGGCGGCGGGAATTGGGCTTGGCATTGTCCAAAGACTTGGAGAAGCCGGAGCAAATGTTGTTATAGCGGATTATAACCAGCAAGAAACGGGCAAGGTGTTAAAAGAGTTGCTCCCTCTCAAACTTAATTTAAAAACCGTTATAACGGATGTTTCCTCCGAGAGTGATGTTAAAAATTTGGTTAAAGAAACGGTAATCGCGTTTGGGAGTATAGATATACTGGTAAACAACGCAGGCATATTTCCCGTTGTTCCGTTATCTAGCTTAACCGCGCAGGATTTTGAAAAAATAATTAATGTAAATCTAAAGGGAGTAGTCCTTTGCGCAAAATATGTTTCCGAGCAAATGATTAAACAAGGCAAAGGTGGGAGAATAATTAATATCACTTCAATAGACGCTCTGCATCCGTCAATGGTAGGGCTTGCGATATACGACGCGTCTAAACACGGCGTTTGGGGGTTTACCAAAAACATTGCTTTGGAGCTTGCCCCGCATAAAATCTGGGTTAACGCTATTGCGCCAGGGGGAATAAACACTCCGGGAGCGCAAAAAATGCAAACGCCCGCCACCGCGGGAACGAATGAAAAAATATCCATTGCGGACCCGATGGCTGGAGTGCCAATGCATAGAATGGGCGAGCCGGACGAGATTGGCAAGGTTGCCTTGTTTCTAGCTTCTGATATGTCTTCGTATATGACGGGAAGTCAAATTGTGGTTGACGGTGGCTTTCTTCTTAAATAA